ATCCAGCAGCCAATTTACGCCCCGTTTGGAAaatccacgctccgcgtggattcATTTTAaagaacttgctccttactccagctttctccttatttacaaatctgccactccttatttacaaccaATGTCACTCCTTAATTACCAGCCATGCTACCCCTTAAGTTTACCCCAAATTACCCCTATCTTTATCCATTTAATTAGTTAAGTGATTTgtccttttatgtaatttgttaaTTAGGTTTTGGATGCTATAAATGCATCTCTTTCTTTTGTAATtggttaactttttatcaatcaatttatcatcttcttcaagaagcttgttaaggttttaccttcaacaatgaggaattcttatttcctatggatttagtccataaaatcgagattaactccttcaaatttagcttgagaagaaacATCtgtgttagtttacgattaaaactaacatatcctgaaaccgatctgtatcactaatacattaccagctccctgaactcgtacaaaatagtagattgacttcctgaactttgcaaatgtttcactaaacttgcttatttcgtatcaccagctttctaaacttgtccataaaagtaatttttttgtttctcctacctttcaacctattataagagttagtattGTAGGTTTGATagattgaatggatgaggatcgagagttagtactatggtttttatatttaattgctACAGAATAAGTAAGTTTGGGGAGTTGGTAAGACACTAGTAAAGTTCAGGAAGTTAATATAcgtttatggacaagtttagggagctcgTGATATGAAATAAACAAGTTCAGGGaattggtgagacacttgcaaagttcatggggtcaatctactattttggacaaattgAGGTCTATTTTTGGAAAATCTAATAAGCAGTGTAAAACGACATGACGTTTAGCATTGAAGAAGAATATATGGGACCACACCACAGCACGCACACACGATGCCCTCCTGGCTTCCTCTTTCTTTTTAGCTTCACTGGCTTtccatatttttaataatattgctATACTCATTCAGCTTTCAAGTTTGTTAttcaatgaagaagaagaagaagaacagaaGAAGAAACTCAGAAATCTCTtccaaatccaaatccaaatGTATCTCAatcttctccttctatttacTATCACAACCTCACTTCTCCTGCAACCTTCTTTCCTTAACAGCCTCGGATCTTCCTCCACCATTGCCATCACCTACACTACTCCGACCATCTACGGGATCATCGCCGGCGAGCCCACCCAAAGTATCAAATGTTACACAAATGGTCAAACAATCTCAATCCAACCAAATGTCTCCTTTGAAGCTATTTCCGGAGGTAATAGCTTCTTCTGTGCCCTAAAGTCTGGAGGTTTCAGTGTTTTCTGCTgggagagggagagggagaCCACAATAAACTTTCAACCAAAGCGCATTTACCACAGTCAAACCATCCCGTTAACCGATTTAACTGTCGGGGTTGATCATGTTTGTGCCCGAGAAATGAACTCCGGCATAGCTAAATGCTGGAGAGGCAAAGCCCATTTTCCGTCGCCAGGTTTGGGTTTCAAGTTCAAGACATTAACATCTGGGAATGGTTTTACTTGCGGAATTTTGAGGAATAGCAGTCACGTTTATTGCTGGGGGAATAATGAAATTGCTGCTGAGATTCAAAGACAGTTGAGCAATTTAacaatgttgagtttagtagCTGGAGAAACTCATGTTTGTGGATTGAAGAATAATGGATTTTTAATCTGTAAAGGAAGCAATGAGTCTGGACAATTACAAGTTCCTTTTAGTTCAGCGTTTGAGTATTCAGGAATCGCTCTTGGTTCAGATTTTAGTTGTGCTATCAAGCAAAGAAATGGATTCTTAACATGCTGGGGAGACGCCAACAAATTTCAACTTGACACGAATTCGAATGAGCCTCTTGAATTGATCGTTGCTGGTTTTGATTTCATATGCGGGCTTAAAACCAACAATTTATCAGTAATTTGCAGGGGTTCAGGTTCAGGAGGGTCTTATGATATTCAACTAGGAAAAATACTTCCTGGTCCTTGCTTGCAATCTTCCTGCATAGAATGTGGTTTATATCCAGATTCTCAAGTTTTATGTGGAGGAGGGTCTAGGAACATGAACATCTGCAAATCATGCCAGATTCAACTTCCAATTGCTGTACCATTACCCCCGCGAACAGAACCAACATCTAATTCCAGGAATAAGCTTTCCTTGGCATTTCTGATTGTGGGATCTGTTGGTACATTTGCAGGATTCTGCACTGTTTTTTACTGTTTCATCACTTTCTTATGCAGAAAGCGTCACAATTTGGTGCAGCCATCAACTAATAATCTTACTCCTGCTGCTGCTGTTGATTTGACCAACACTGGTACGAGTATAACCACATCATCCATGAGATCATATTCTACTCGGCGTTATAGCTCAAGCAGAATAGGCCGCCAGAGAAGCGAATCCTCGTCTAAACTAGCAGACAAGATTCAGAATTTCTGCTTATCTGAACTTGTAGCTGCAACAGACAATTTTTCTCTTGCAAACAAGATTGGATCCGGAAGCTTTGGCATTGTATACAAAGGAAGACTTGTAGACGGTCGTGGAGTTGCAATCAAAAGAGGAGAAACAAAAAAATTCCAAGACAAAGAAAGCGCATTCGATTCAGAATTAGCTTTGTTATCCCGTCTTCATCACAAGCATTTGGTGGATCTTATAGGTTTCTGCGAAGAGGGCGATGAAAGGCTTTTGGTATACGAGTATATGAGCAACGGAGCACTCCATGATCATCTGCATCACAAGAACAATGTTGGAAAGAGTAGCAGCTTTTTGAATTCATGGAAAGTAAGAATCAAAATTGCATTAGATGCTGCAAGGGGAATCGAGTATCTTCATAATTACGCTGTGCCGCCTATTATTCATAGAGATATCAAGTCATCAAACATACTTCTGGATAAAAATTGGAGTGCTAGAGTATCTGATTTCGGGTTATCACTAATGGGACCGGACTCTGATGGCGAATTCATGTCAACCAAGGCGGTTGGAACAGTAGGATACATTGATCCTGAATACTATGTGCTGAATGTACTAACCGCGAAAAGCGATGTTTATGGCCTTGGAGTTGTGTTATTAGAGCTTTTGACAGGAAAGAAAGCTGTGTTCAAGAATGAAGagggaagtccaagtgcaatgGAAGTTGTGGAGTATGCAACTCCACATATATCAGCAGGAGAGCTACATAAGGTATTGGACAAAAGGGTCGGGTCGCCGCAGATACAGGAGGCGGAAGCAGTAGAATTAATGGCCC
The sequence above is drawn from the Euphorbia lathyris chromosome 6, ddEupLath1.1, whole genome shotgun sequence genome and encodes:
- the LOC136233098 gene encoding putative serine/threonine-protein kinase-like protein CCR3, which produces MYLNLLLLFTITTSLLLQPSFLNSLGSSSTIAITYTTPTIYGIIAGEPTQSIKCYTNGQTISIQPNVSFEAISGGNSFFCALKSGGFSVFCWERERETTINFQPKRIYHSQTIPLTDLTVGVDHVCAREMNSGIAKCWRGKAHFPSPGLGFKFKTLTSGNGFTCGILRNSSHVYCWGNNEIAAEIQRQLSNLTMLSLVAGETHVCGLKNNGFLICKGSNESGQLQVPFSSAFEYSGIALGSDFSCAIKQRNGFLTCWGDANKFQLDTNSNEPLELIVAGFDFICGLKTNNLSVICRGSGSGGSYDIQLGKILPGPCLQSSCIECGLYPDSQVLCGGGSRNMNICKSCQIQLPIAVPLPPRTEPTSNSRNKLSLAFLIVGSVGTFAGFCTVFYCFITFLCRKRHNLVQPSTNNLTPAAAVDLTNTGTSITTSSMRSYSTRRYSSSRIGRQRSESSSKLADKIQNFCLSELVAATDNFSLANKIGSGSFGIVYKGRLVDGRGVAIKRGETKKFQDKESAFDSELALLSRLHHKHLVDLIGFCEEGDERLLVYEYMSNGALHDHLHHKNNVGKSSSFLNSWKVRIKIALDAARGIEYLHNYAVPPIIHRDIKSSNILLDKNWSARVSDFGLSLMGPDSDGEFMSTKAVGTVGYIDPEYYVLNVLTAKSDVYGLGVVLLELLTGKKAVFKNEEGSPSAMEVVEYATPHISAGELHKVLDKRVGSPQIQEAEAVELMAHTAMRCVKLEGRERPNVVDIVANLERALAICECEETPASLSPNTFSIPSSD